A stretch of the Drosophila biarmipes strain raj3 unplaced genomic scaffold, RU_DBia_V1.1 ptg000016l, whole genome shotgun sequence genome encodes the following:
- the LOC108027240 gene encoding uncharacterized protein LOC108027240: MHRTIQQRGACKGQITRTLNSAVEFSQRCENVETLQFKLERLVAFFNHFMELSDELVEFHLEEGYEDPGLDIPEYEDKFYAAHAIFSNAIKDMGGQDHGQDQSNILLSSTVERLFEGQNNLLEKIHTSSGTADLRFEKIRIPTFSELRKVIDSADECIRGLHALNCDSRDVWLIHILLSKLGSEIKQAWANCSVSATEDVTIEELFAFLFAHCDTLESCQDLPAMQPSRPAQSRRRQAAFHASGSTQSSRECIYCQGQHSIYSCNEFKALDVVSRRTFAKDTKLCFNCLSRSHQVRDCNSSNTCRQCNAKHHTLVHPIKARSVPVAPAHSTAADTNTAAVSHHILERANNPALLPTVVANVIDTWGNETSSQQVKSNATIWTKIRSLPLADPTFGSPGKIDVILGADQLWNLYTGHRREFGIEYPIALHTNFGWVITGSYTDGNKASTHAQVHHAYEDLDSLVRSFMDMEQVHPSKTTIDASDPAEQHFLKTHARREDGVYIVQYPFKEPRTPIGSTLPQALNRFAALERKFRRFPALKQQYVDFMDDYLNRGHMELIPAAAGGEDPALYNYLAHHAVFKPDSTTTRCRVVFDGSGKDSTGHSLNSRLHIGPPIQRDLIGVCLRFRQHRYVFCADIEKMFRGILVSDEHTQYQRIVWRKDENATMDHYRLLTVTYGLASSPFIAVRVLKQLSNDYAELYPTAAVVLNRDAYVDDIPTGCDNIKDLIALKDELILLLSEAQFKLRKWSSNCYALLKSLPKEICEYPPEDLEEDRSIRFVKVLGLCWEPKPDYIFFKLETPAFTTALTKRILLSELAKIYDPLGLLSPTVVFLKILFQDSWLSSVDWNEVLPQQICTRWQQFASEMHLLETCRVPRYISAPHQEMELHGFADASSQAYAAVIYSRVEVNNGYAVKLIMAKTRVAPIKPISIPRLELNAAHLLSKLIYLVKQSLTVPISRINCWSDSEIVLHWLSSPPRTWNTYVCNRTAEILEVCPRSCWQHIRSGDNPADCASRGVLPKDLVDHQIWWNGPPWLSQSRSAWPPVKAKFVLSTEGEACLEMKAETKVNLHISDDGNSLSCMINKSSSWSRLLRIVSYCLRFVHRLRERNRLSPFLSAWELQYARAKIFTHAQKEFFNVEYQQLTTGQPLSKKSKLIRYTPFLDEQRVMRVGGRIDNSIATYDAKHPILLPKESPIAGLLVRYQHAALLHAGVEYTFHSLRQKYWILGARNLVRKTVFNCRTCFLQRRHTSSQLMADLPEFRVQPARCFLHTGLDYAGPVSIKTSTGRTPRFGKAWFAIFVCLSTKAIHIELVSDLTTSAFIAAFKRFWSRRGPISDLYSDNGTTFHGAKRDLAEMQRMAIAQSQDEEISSFMASHEINWHFIPPSAPHFGGIWETGVRSIKLHLKRVIGSSALTFEEYSTLLIQIEGLLNSRPLCAPSDHSLNPLTPSHFLTGQPLTSVPEPSFLDVNINRLQRWRQLQAKVQGFWKRWNLEYLSTLQPRTKWHQDAPNVAVDTLVVLKEPNQPPSKWMLGRVTEVHPGQDQRVRVVTVKTAKGIYKRPITKIAVLPLN; this comes from the exons ATGCATAGAACGATTCAACAACGTGGTGCCTGCAAGGGGCAAATAACGCGCACCCTCAACAGTGCTGTGGAGTTTTCACAAAGATGTGAGAATGTGGAAACATTGCAATTCAAGCTGGAGCGTTTGGTCGCCTTTTTCAACCACTTTATGGAGCTCTCAGATGAGTTAGTGGAATTTCACTTGGAGGAGGGATATGAAGACCCTGGATTGGACATACCCGAATACGAAGACAAGTTCTACGCCGCGCATGCTATTTTTAGTAACGCCATCAAGGACATGGGAGGTCAGGATCATGGACAGGACCAGTCGAACATTCTACTTTCAAGTACAGTGGAACGCCTATTTGAGGGACAAAACAACCTTTTGGAGAAAATTCATACTTCATCGGGAACTGCTGATTTAAGGTTTGAGAAAATTCGGATTCCCACATTTTCTG AATTACGCAAGGTAATTGACTCGGCCGACGAATGCATTCGAGGCTTACATGCGCTGAACTGTGACAGCCGCGATGTATGGCTCATTCATATTTTGCTGTCAAAGTTAGGTTCAGAAATTAAACAAGCTTGGGCCAACTGCAGTGTATCGGCCACTGAAGACGTCACCATAGAGGAGCTGTTCGCCTTTCTTTTCGCTCATTGTGATACTTTGGAGTCTTGTCAGGATTTACCCGCAATGCAACCCTCAAGACCAGCCCAGAGTAGACGCCGCCAAGCCGCTTTTCATGCCAGTGGATCAACTCAGTCGTCTCGCGAATGTATATATTGCCAAGGACAGCATTCTATATATTCATGCAATGAATTCAAGGCACTGGATGTAGTcagccgccgcaccttcgccAAGGATACAAAATTATGCTTCAACTGCTTGAGTCGATCGCATCAAGTCAGGGATTGTAATTCATCGAACACTTGCCGTCAGTGCAACGCTAAGCATCACACGTTAGTACACCCGATTAAAGCAAGATCGGTTCCTGTGGCACCTGCGCACTCGACTGCCGCTGATACGAATACTGCCGCTGTTAGCCATCATATTTTGGAGAGGGCCAACAATCCAGCCCTACTGCCAACTGTTGTCGCCAATGTTATTGACACATGGGGAAACGAGACCTCGT CTCAGCAGGTCAAATCAAATGCAACTATTTGGACCAAGATTCGCAGCCTACCGCTAGCTGACCCGACGTTTGGATCTCCGGGCAAAATCGACGTTATCTTAGGCGCTGATCAGCTGTGGAACTTATATACTGGACATCGCCGAGAGTTTGGTATCGAATACCCCATCGCACTGCATACTAATTTTGGTTGGGTTATTACAGGCAGCTACACTGATGGTAACAAAGCATCTACGCACGCACAAGTTCATCACGCTTATGAAGATTTGGATTCCTTAGTTCGCTCATTTATGGACATGGAACAAGTGCATCCGAGTAAAACAACGATAGACGCCAGTGATCCCGCCGAACAACATTTTCTGAAAACACATGCTCGTAGAGAAGATGGTGTTTATATTGTTCAATACCCATTCAAGGAGCCCCGCACGCCAATTGGCTCCACTTTGCCACAGGCTTTAAACCGCTTCGCCGCTTTGGAAAGGAAATTTAGAAGATTCCCCGCACTCAAACAACAATATGTGGATTTCATGGATGATTATTTAAATCGAGGACATATGGAATTGATTCCGGCTGCTGCAGGCGGTGAGGATCCCGCACTTTACAACTATTTGGCACACCATGCAGTTTTTAAGCCAGATAGTACTACCACACGTTGCCGAGTGGTATTTGACGGCTCTGGAAAGGATTCCACGGGTCATTCTCTTAATTCGCGACTGCATATAGGACCGCCTATTCAACGGGACTTAATTGGAGTATGCCTTCGATTTCGTCAGCATCGTTATGTATTTTGTGCAGACATCGAGAAGATGTTTAGAGGCATTTTGGTGTCGGACGAACATACACAGTACCAACGCATAGTTTGGAGGAAGGATGAAAACGCTACGATGGATCATTATCGACTGTTGACAGTAACATATGGATTAGCTTCATCGCCGTTTATTGCAGTTCGAGTTCTTAAACAGCTCTCGAATGACTATGCCGAATTGTATCCCACCGCTGCTGTCGTGCTCAACAGAGACGCGTACGTTGATGATATTCCTACTGGATGCGACAACATCAAGGATCTCATTGCACTCAAAGATGAATTGATTCTGCTTCTTAGCGAAGCTCAATTCAAATTGCGAAAGTGGAGCTCAAACTGTTACGCCCTTTTAAAGTCGTTGCCAAAGGAGATTTGTGAGTATCCACCagaggatttagaggaagaCCGCTCAATTCGATTTGTTAAAGTCCTGGGATTGTGTTGGGAACCAAAACCGGACTATATTTTCTTCAAATTAGAAACCCCCGCATTTACGACTGCTCTTACTAAACGCATATTGCTTTCAGAACTAGCCAAGATCTACGACCCGCTGGGTTTGCTTTCGCCAACTGTTGTTTTTCTGAAGATCCTATTTCAAGACAGTTGGCTAAGTTCTGTCGATTGGAATGAAGTACTACCGCAGCAAATATGTACACGATGGCAACAGTTTGCATCGGAAATGCATTTATTGGAAACTTGTCGAGTTCCTCGCTACATATCTGCACCACATCAAGAAATGGAACTGCACGGATTTGCTGATGCATCATCTCAAGCGTATGCTGCCGTCATCTATAGCCGCGTCGAAGTCAACAATGGATATGCTGTCAAACTGATTATGGCTAAAACTCGCGTAGCCCCTATTAAGCCTATCTCCATTCCGCGACTAGAGTTAAACGCAGCTCATTTACTCTCTAAACTGATTTATCTGGTCAAGCAATCATTAACTGTTCCTATTTCCAGAATTAATTGTTGGTCAGACTCTGAAATAGTCCTGCATTGGCTATCTTCTCCGCCTAGGACTTGGAACACCTATGTTTGCAACCGCACTGCTGAAATTCTAGAGGTTTGCCCACGCAGCTGCTGGCAACATATTCGAAGTGGTGATAATCCCGCAGACTGCGCATCGCGAGGAGTACTGCCAAAGGACCTCGTGGATCATCAAATATGGTGGAATGGACCACCTTGGCTATCTCAGTCACGTTCAGCTTGGCCACCTGTTAAAGCTAAGTTTGTTCTGTCGACAGAAGGAGAGGCCTGCCTAGAGATGAAGGCTGAAACGAAAGTTAATCTACACATTTCCGACGACGGAAATTCGCTATCTTGTATGATCAACAAATCCTCCTCATGGTCCCGTTTATTAAGGATAGTCAGCTACTGCCTTCGCTTCGTTCATCGTCTTCGTGAGAGGAATCGACTTTCACCATTCCTATCGGCGTGGGAGCTACAATATGCACGAGCTAAGATCTTTACGCACGCTCAAAAGGAGTTCTTCAACGTGGAGTACCAGCAGTTAACTACCGGACAGCCATTGTCGAAGAAATCGAAGTTGATCCGCTACACACCCTTTTTAGACGAGCAGAGAGTAATGCGTGTTGGTGGTCGCATCGATAATTCTATAGCTACTTATGACGCAAAGCATCCCATTCTCCTTCCTAAGGAATCTCCAATAGCTGGTCTGCTAGTTCGCTATCAACATGCTGCATTGTTACACGCTGGAGTCGAATACACGTTTCATAGTCTACGCCAAAAATATTGGATTCTAGGAGCTCGGAACCTCGTCCGCAAAACTGTATTCAATTGCAGAACTTGCTTTCTGCAGCGAAGACACACGAGTTCTCAGCTTATGGCTGATTTACCGGAGTTTCGAGTTCAACCCGCCCGTTGTTTTCTGCACACTGGATTGGATTATGCTGGACCTGTGTCAATCAAAACATCGACAGGCCGGACACCAAGATTTGGCAAAGCTTGGTTTGCGATCTTTGTCTGCCTATCTACAAAAGCGATTCACATAGAATTGGTCAGCGATTTGACGACATCCGCCTTTATAGCCGCTTTCAAACGCTTTTGGTCTCGACGTGGACCTATATCAGATTTATACTCGGACAATGGAACGACTTTCCATGGAGCCAAAAGAGATTTAGCTGAAATGCAACGAATGGCAATAGCTCAAAGTCAAGATGAAGAAATTTCAAGCTTCATGGCCAGCCACGAGATTAATTGGCATTTCATTCCGCCATCTGCTCCCCATTTCGGAGGCATTTGGGAGACTGGTGTGAGATCCATAAAGCTGCACTTAAAACGAGTCATTGGCAGCAGTGCCTTGACATTCGAGGAGTATTCGACCCTGTTAATTCAGATTGAAGGGCTTCTGAACTCTCGCCCTTTATGCGCACCTAGCGATCACAGTCTTAACCCGCTAACTCCTTCTCATTTTCTAACAGGTCAGCCTCTCACTTCGGTACCAGAACCATCTTTCCTGGATGTAAATATCAACAGACTGCAGCGCTGGAGACAACTACAGGCCAAGGTTCAAGGTTTCTGGAAACGTTGGAATCTCGAGTATCTCAGCACGCTTCAACCTCGCACGAAATGGCATCAAGATGCTCCAAATGTTGCCGTGGACACACTGGTTGTGCTGAAGGAGCCCAATCAACCGCCAAGCAAGTGGATGCTAGGACGAGTCACCGAAGTTCATCCTGGCCAGGATCAGAGGGTTCGGGTGGTCACCGTTAAAACCGCCAAGGGAATCTACAAGCGCCCTATTACGAAAATTGCTGTGCTTCCTTTGAACTGA